In Dermacentor andersoni chromosome 4, qqDerAnde1_hic_scaffold, whole genome shotgun sequence, the following proteins share a genomic window:
- the LOC129386208 gene encoding uncharacterized protein isoform X1: MPRYFVVLWPPPMRFSWCVVSRRNVEDFARSWLSWLQCQWLPEEHDPFCSAASTCALALALSDGRPRTTLLALTLELDFSREPVLHKRMPVCWNRVGKLPKFDSAARNPQNRRQGTNFPLQRRTEQAFHNVSFSLG; the protein is encoded by the exons ATGCCACGATACTTCGTGGTCCTCTGGCCTCCGCCCATGAGGTTCTCCTG GTGCGTGGTCAGCCGGCGCAACGTGGAGGACTTCGCGCGCTCGTGGCTCTCGTGGCTTCAGTGCCAGTGGCTGCCCGAGGAACATGACCCCTTCTGCTCGGCGGCCTCGACGTGCGCCCTGGCGCTGGCGTTGTCCGACGGGCGGCCGCGCACGACGCTCCTCGCGCTCACGTTGGAGCTGGACTTCTCCAGAGAGCCCGTGCTCCACAAGCGGATGCCTGT TTGCTGGAACCGAGTGGGAAAGCTGCCGAAGTTCGACTCTGCTGCCCGGAATCCTCAAAATCGGAGGCAGGGCACCAACTTCCCGTTACAGCGGCGAACGGAGCAGGCATTCCACAATGTGTCCTTTTCGCTGGGATAA
- the LOC129386208 gene encoding uncharacterized protein isoform X2: MPRYFVVLWPPPMRFSWCVVSRRNVEDFARSWLSWLQCQWLPEEHDPFCSAASTCALALALSDGRPRTTLLALTLELDFSREPVLHKRMPVYDCEA, encoded by the exons ATGCCACGATACTTCGTGGTCCTCTGGCCTCCGCCCATGAGGTTCTCCTG GTGCGTGGTCAGCCGGCGCAACGTGGAGGACTTCGCGCGCTCGTGGCTCTCGTGGCTTCAGTGCCAGTGGCTGCCCGAGGAACATGACCCCTTCTGCTCGGCGGCCTCGACGTGCGCCCTGGCGCTGGCGTTGTCCGACGGGCGGCCGCGCACGACGCTCCTCGCGCTCACGTTGGAGCTGGACTTCTCCAGAGAGCCCGTGCTCCACAAGCGGATGCCTGTGTACGACTGCGAAGCCTGA